A window of Bacillus toyonensis BCT-7112 genomic DNA:
GTTAAAAGAAATAGCTTCGCAAGATGGCGATTTAACCGCTAGATTACACGTAACGAGTAAAGATGAAATTGGTGACATTGCAAATTCCTTTAATCAAATGCTTGCTAACTTACAGCGTATAATAAAGCAAGTTCAACAAACATCAACAAGTGTAAAAGAAGCTTCTGAAAATGTATTTATCGAAACAACTGCTTCTATGGAAAATACCACAAAATCGAAAGAGACTATGAATGCTCTTGTGCACAATATTCGTTCCCAAGTTTCTAGCATCGAAGAAAGTTCAACCGCAATGGATGATATCGCAACGGGTGTTCAGCGTATTGCAGAAACTGCATCTTCTGTCGCTAGCCTAGCTGTTACAACTTCTGAAAAAGCAGATGATGGAAATAAAGTCATTGAGAAGTCTATTACACAAATGCATACAATTAACGAAGCTGTTAACGCTACATCACAAGTGGTAGAGCGACTTATTACACATACGAATCATATTGATACTGCACTTCAATCTATTTCTAATATTGCCGAGCAGACGAATTTACTCGCTTTAAATGCTTCTATTGAAGCGGCCCGTGCTGGTGAACATGGAAAAGGATTCGCTGTTGTTGCCGATGAAGTACGAAAACTTGCTGAACAATCTCAGCTAGCAGCAACTGATATTAACCATTTACTTCATCAAATTCAAGCGGACACAAAAATAGCAAATGACATGATGACACAAGGTCAGTCAGAAGCTTCTGAAGGAATTACAGTCATTCGTACCGCTGGATCTTCATTCTCAGAAATTGTTAATCACATTAACAATGTATCTACACAAATACAAGAAATGTCTGCAACTACTGAAGAAATGGCCGCAAGTTCTGAAGAAATGAATGCAGCTTTAAATAATATCGCTTCTATTTCAAATGAAGTTGCTGCCGAAACATCACAAACAGCAACTTCAGCTGGTGACCAAGTAAACAAAATGAGTATCGTTGCTAAAAAATCATCAGAAATGAAAACAATTGTACAAGAACTTGAAGTGCTCGTTTCTCATTTCAAAACAAATGGTTAAAATGAAAATTCCATTCATACTTCTACGAACTCTAAATTGTTAGAAAGAGCGATTTAGAGTCTCTCTTTTTTCACGCTAAAATATCTCTTTCTATCTCCCATTCTGTCTGCTATAATTCCTAAAGGAAAGAGGAAAGCTTTATTCCTACTGGAATAAAGCTTTCTTTCAATTTTTTACATTAATTAATTCTAATACTAAGATTTTAAAAAGGAGGCTTTTTATCATATGAATTTTATAGGTATCAGAAAAAAACTAATGTTCATGATGGGAACGATTTGTGCTTTATTCGGCATTGCCTTAGCTTTTATTTTATTCTTTACCATGGATCAGTCTCATAAAGCTGAAACATTACAAAAAGAAATTTCTCCTCTTGCAACAGAATTGAAAGAGCGCGGAGACGCTTATCAAGTACAACTTTCTGCTTTAAGAGGTTATTTGCTACAACATGATCAAGTCGAATTAGACAAGTTTAATGAGATGAGTAAACGTCTTGAAGATACAAAAGGGCAACTTCTTTCTAACCCTAACACTTCTCAGTCCGTGAAAAGCACAATGGAATTAGGATCCACTTGGAGAAAGTTCATTGAAGAGAAAGTATTCACTCTTGCAAAAGAACAAAAATGGGAAGAAGCTTTACAAGTAGCTTCTACAGAAAATGGTACTGTTTATAAAGTAATTGGTGATTTCACAAATTACAGTAATGAACAAGCTAAATTACGCGAACAATCTATTGAAAAAATCGATCAATCTTCACTACGAATTGAATATGTTGTCTTCTTATCACTTGTTATTTGTATTGTAACTGCAATTATTCTTGCATGGTGGTTCTCTGGTAAGCTTGTAAAACCAATTCAACAAATTGATATTAAGCTAAAAGAATTAGCCTCTCAAGAAGGCGACTTAACAGCCCGTCTACAAGTAAATAGCAATGATGAAATCGGTGCAATTGCATCATCGTTTAATAAAATGTTAGAAAACCTGCAACATATCATTAATCGTGTTCAAAAAACATCTGTAGAAGTACAAACAGCTTCTGAAAATATGCTAGAAAAGACTAATACATCACGCGAGGCAACAATACGAGTTCAAAGCTCGATGTCCAACTTAAATTCAAGTATTCAATCGCAAACTTCTAGTATGGAAGAAAGCTCAACTGCGATGGATGATATGGCAATAAGCGTTCAACGCATCGCTGAATCTGCTTCATCTGTAGCCGAACTTGCTGTAGCTACATCTGAACATGCTAACGATGGAAGTACTGTTATCCAAAAATCTGTTTCACAAATGACAACGATACATGAAGCTGTAAATGCTACATCAGAAGTAGTCGAACGTCTAATCACCCATACGAAATATATTGATACGGCTGTACAATCTATTTCTAATATCGCTGAGCAAACAAACTTACTTGCTTTAAACGCTTCTATTGAAGCAGCTCGTGCTGGTGAGCAAGGAAAAGGATTTGCTGTCGTAGCTGATGAAGTTCGTAAACTTGCGGAACAATCTAAAACTGCTGCAACAGATATTAACCAATTACTAAATCAAATTCAAAATGATACAGAAACAGCTAGTTCTATGATGTCTAAAGGTCGTTCTGAAGCATTTGAAGGCATTACTGTCGTTCGTGAGGCTGGTACTTCTTTCACAACAATTGTTGAACAAGTAAATAAAGTATCAACTCAAATGCAAGACATATCAGCAACTGCTGAAGAAATGGCTGCAAGCGCTGAAGAAATGAACGCTTCACTTAATAACATCGCTTCTATTTCAAATGAAGTATCTAGTGAAACAGCCGCAACGGCACAATCTGCTGAGCAGAAAGTTATTGTTATGAATGAAATGACAGTAACTGCAAGACAAATGAAACAAACGGTTGAAGAATTAGATCAACTCGTATCTCATTTTAAAACTGAATAGCTCAAAAAAATATTCCTCTTTCAAGAGGAATATTTTTTTGAGCTCATTCCCTGCACATTATACATATATCCGTTATAATGAGAATCGATATCATTAATCTGTAGGGGGTGCTACACATGTCACAACAAGCATTTGAAGAAAAATTATATGCAAACTTAGAAGCTGTTATTGATCCTGAACTAGGTGTTGATATTATCAATCTTGGATTAGTTTATGACGTTACAGCGGATGAAAATAATAATGCTATCATTACAATGACGATGACTTCTATCGGCTGCCCAATGGCTGGTCAAATCGTATCAGACGTTAAAAAAGTACTATCAACGAACGTACCTGAAGTAAACGAAATAGAAGTAAATGTCGTTTGGAATCCACCATGGTCGAAAGAACGTATGTCACGTATGGCGAAAATCGCATTAGGTATTCGTGACTAAATAAAGTGAAACTTTAATCAACCTACACCAATCCAGTGCTTGCTGGATAAAGAAAGACCTGACGTCATAGTCAGGTCTTTTTCTCTTATTATTTAACGCCTACTGCATCATAAGCTTTCGTTACAGCTTGTAACTCTTTAGAGTTTTTACCATATAAATCTTCTGCTGACTGAAGTGCTGCTTGACGCATCATTTTAAAGTCAGAGTTTGCAGTTAAATATTTAGTAAGAGCACGGTAGTAAATTTTTTCTGTCGCTTCACGGCCCACTCCAGTTACTTTCACGCCGTAATGCGTGCCACCGTCAGATACTAAGTACGCAGCTTTATTGTTAATACTACTGTTAATATGAACGCCGCCATTATCAGCTGTTCCAGTATAGCGTTTATTGTAATGATCTGGGTAACCTTCACCTGGTTTTAATGGGTTTGGAATAGATGCTGGATCTTTCAGAGAACGAAGCGCATCACCAGGTTTACCAGGTGTATAAATATCAGCACCTAAATCCCAGCTCTTCTTCTCAACCATGACACCCATAATATCAGATAACGATTCATTTAACGCACCTGATTCATTTTTATAAACAAGGTTTGCTGTATGCTCAGTTACAGCATGTGTTAATTCGTGCCCGATAACATCTAGGCCAGCAGATAATGGAATAAATGTCTTGCCATCTCCATCACCATACATCATTTGGATACCGTTCCAAGCTGCGTTATTCCAGCTTTCTCCTACGTGAACAGAGGAGATCAGCTTCGCGCCTTTATCATCGAAAGAGTTACGGTTAAATGTCTTTTTGTAGTAATCGTATACTTTCCCTGCATTTACATGCGCATCAACCGCTGCTTTGTCATCAAAGAACTTATTTTTACTTTCTACTTCGACACCTGTATATCCAAACCATTGTGAGAATATGTTAAACCAGTTTTCATCCATATTCTCTGCATCAAACGTATGAACACCTTGTCCACGCTTACCATCAAATAAATGGAATGCTCCTGTCTTCTCATTTTGAGCAATTTCAAATGATTGTCTAGCACCTAATACTCCGTAACCAAATCCTGTAATGTTATCTACAGCATTATATTTCTCAATCACATTTCCATTTGTTGCATCAACAAAGTAATGCCAATAGCCTGGAGCTGGTTTTGAAATCGATGCCTTAACTAAGTATGCAAGATAGTAGTTTCCATCTTTTTCATACACAAATAAATCTTTTTTCACACCATCATAATTCTTTACTTTACCAACTTCTTTTTCAATATCTGCCTTTGCAATTGTTTCTGCTTGTTCTGCACTAATACTTGCAAAGGTAGGAATATTTTTATCCTCTAAATTCGGAATAACTTGTCCGAAGAATGCTTTTACATTATTCTCTTTATCTAG
This region includes:
- a CDS encoding methyl-accepting chemotaxis protein, with the translated sequence MKYVSIRKKLLFTLLSISSLFSIALIVILSFAMHQASEIETLKNDVSKRATILKERGDWFQAQVAGLQEYLLSHDQKGLNKFNREGKKLADTREKVTSDKKLPEGMKEAILMGAKWRSVVDNEVLPLAREGKWDEASKIALAQTDYVNDLLSRFTKYTNEENDKRDVLIADVESSSSLIQYIIFFSLITCTLTSILLAWWFSGKLVKPIRQIDAKLKEIASQDGDLTARLHVTSKDEIGDIANSFNQMLANLQRIIKQVQQTSTSVKEASENVFIETTASMENTTKSKETMNALVHNIRSQVSSIEESSTAMDDIATGVQRIAETASSVASLAVTTSEKADDGNKVIEKSITQMHTINEAVNATSQVVERLITHTNHIDTALQSISNIAEQTNLLALNASIEAARAGEHGKGFAVVADEVRKLAEQSQLAATDINHLLHQIQADTKIANDMMTQGQSEASEGITVIRTAGSSFSEIVNHINNVSTQIQEMSATTEEMAASSEEMNAALNNIASISNEVAAETSQTATSAGDQVNKMSIVAKKSSEMKTIVQELEVLVSHFKTNG
- a CDS encoding methyl-accepting chemotaxis protein — protein: MNFIGIRKKLMFMMGTICALFGIALAFILFFTMDQSHKAETLQKEISPLATELKERGDAYQVQLSALRGYLLQHDQVELDKFNEMSKRLEDTKGQLLSNPNTSQSVKSTMELGSTWRKFIEEKVFTLAKEQKWEEALQVASTENGTVYKVIGDFTNYSNEQAKLREQSIEKIDQSSLRIEYVVFLSLVICIVTAIILAWWFSGKLVKPIQQIDIKLKELASQEGDLTARLQVNSNDEIGAIASSFNKMLENLQHIINRVQKTSVEVQTASENMLEKTNTSREATIRVQSSMSNLNSSIQSQTSSMEESSTAMDDMAISVQRIAESASSVAELAVATSEHANDGSTVIQKSVSQMTTIHEAVNATSEVVERLITHTKYIDTAVQSISNIAEQTNLLALNASIEAARAGEQGKGFAVVADEVRKLAEQSKTAATDINQLLNQIQNDTETASSMMSKGRSEAFEGITVVREAGTSFTTIVEQVNKVSTQMQDISATAEEMAASAEEMNASLNNIASISNEVSSETAATAQSAEQKVIVMNEMTVTARQMKQTVEELDQLVSHFKTE
- a CDS encoding metal-sulfur cluster assembly factor, whose protein sequence is MSQQAFEEKLYANLEAVIDPELGVDIINLGLVYDVTADENNNAIITMTMTSIGCPMAGQIVSDVKKVLSTNVPEVNEIEVNVVWNPPWSKERMSRMAKIALGIRD
- the nprB gene encoding neutral protease NprB, giving the protein MKKQVISSALALTVIAGGFGTFGATTTKAEEQKIQYHQEFKTPAYIGEEWKAPEGLDKKETVFQYLESKKDMFKLAGNIETHFNVVGEEKDAESGTTHVKLVEKHNNIPVYGSDQTVTLDKENNVKAFFGQVIPNLEDKNIPTFASISAEQAETIAKADIEKEVGKVKNYDGVKKDLFVYEKDGNYYLAYLVKASISKPAPGYWHYFVDATNGNVIEKYNAVDNITGFGYGVLGARQSFEIAQNEKTGAFHLFDGKRGQGVHTFDAENMDENWFNIFSQWFGYTGVEVESKNKFFDDKAAVDAHVNAGKVYDYYKKTFNRNSFDDKGAKLISSVHVGESWNNAAWNGIQMMYGDGDGKTFIPLSAGLDVIGHELTHAVTEHTANLVYKNESGALNESLSDIMGVMVEKKSWDLGADIYTPGKPGDALRSLKDPASIPNPLKPGEGYPDHYNKRYTGTADNGGVHINSSINNKAAYLVSDGGTHYGVKVTGVGREATEKIYYRALTKYLTANSDFKMMRQAALQSAEDLYGKNSKELQAVTKAYDAVGVK